TTTCCTAGAAATGATCAAAGCGGAAGAAGGTGAAGGATGTAATATGTATGGGTTCTTGGAGGTCAATAAAGTGGCCGGAAATTTCCACTTTGCACCGGGGAAGAGTTTTCAGCAGTCAAATGTTCATGTCCATGATTTGCTCACCTTTCAGAAGGATAGTTATAATGTAAGATGTTCTCATAACTTGGTTCATCTGTTCATGTTTCGTTTTGGTGCTTTAATATAACTTTACTGAAAAAATTTGTTTGACAGATTAGTCACAAGATCAATAGATTAACTTATGGAGAATACTTCCCAGGTGTTGTGAATCCTCTTGATGGGTACATCTCTTTCACTAGTCGATACTTTGTTCACTTGTGTCTTTATATGATGTATGATGGCACTTAACCATATTGACTGCTTCTTCATTGTTTTCAACCCACATTGCAGTGTAACATGGACACAAGAGACACCCCATGGCATGTATCAGTATTTTATCAAGGTTGGCATTTTCCACGTGACTGACCTCAtacttttcctttcttccctATTTCTGCGATTTACATGAAGTTTTGTGTGTTTGGAATTACCACTTGATTTAATGGTTGCTAGGTTACTTTCCATAGAGTGGTTAAGGATTATTGCCAAGAGCCTTTTTTTTCCCGTCCCCAAGCCCCTTGTCGTTTGTACTTACGTTTTTTCCTTTGACGCGCGCGACAGCAGCAGCTCTTTGAGTTACTGAGACTAAGTTCTTAAAACGAATAGTTTGCTTTGCTAGCTTAAGGACCAGCTAAACCCTTATGAGACCCCCATGATCCCCAACTGCAATACTTAGTATGAGCTCATTTGCCTGAGGCTGTCCATCTGCCCACGTGTTGGTGGCAAAACTTGAGACGTGTGCTTGTGTGTTGTAGCAAGTCCCCAGTGGACTAGTTGAGGTATTTACAAGCTCGCGCTCACCCCATTATTATCCCCCAAAAACAGATAATTGTGTAATTTgtcaaaattaaagaaaaaagaatgatAATCATTTTTTCCAAATCCCAGCGGAGGCAAAAACACTGGTGATTTCTTCTCATCTATtcaagccttggtggatagagttacctggtacctgttgctacctgttgctggtgggaggtagcaggtaccctGTCGAATTAGTCGGTGCGTgcaagctggcccggacaccacggttatccaaaaaaaaaaaaaagaatgattaTCAATTTTTTCtcatttcatttttaaaaaaaggggAAAGATAATCATTTTTCTTAAGATACGCGCTACTCCCTTTTTGTAAGTCAAATGTTTTTTCATTCCAAGCAATTCCAAAACATGTTGCCTTTCTCGGAAGGAAGGTTCGACCAGACTATACATCAAACAGAGTTAGAATAGACCCTCTTTCTGTATTTCATTCCTGATGctacttttcctattttcatttcgtcaaaaaatatatataccttGTGAATcttaaatattttaccatttgACATTGAACACTAAACATTTGCAACTGTCGTAATGACAGTATGATGATACTGCTTTCACACTATTTTCTTGCAAAAGCTGCATCACTTTCAATTAATGGGTTTGTAAGTCAACACATGAGTAGATATTAAACAGCACCTAGAGGCGCACTAATGAAAAGGTTATGGAAAAGCTCATATCAGAATATTTTCTTAACCAACGATCAAATTAGGAGTGTATGTTGATGTTATTGCTTGTTCATGCTGGCTGCAAGTTATGTGGACTCTCACTACTCACTACTAACttaaactatttttctttattgggTGGTACAACTTTAACTCTCTTGTGCATTCTAAGTAGAAAATATATCATATAAAAGTGAGATAAACAGGTAGTGCTAGAATTGTTTCCCTAGGTACTAGATTACTCATTTTAAATGTTTGGCTGGTTACTATTATCATTTTCATTGTGGAGAAAATTAATGTCAAAAATGATACCTATGATTTGTTACCATCTTTTTGCATTTGGGGTAAAAATGCATAAACCTGAATCTGGTCTGGCCATTCTGTAATTATTGATGTCCATCTGGCATTTGCTATTGGCATGTTTCAGTATATGCACTAAGATGATACCTATAATATGTAACCATCTTTCTCCATTTGGCAAGAAAATGCATAAACCTTTATCTAGTTCTTCCATTCTgttattgtggatgtccatttggCATTTGCTATTGGCATGTTGCAGTATTTGCGCCCTTATAGGTAGAACGTGACACATTCTTTGTGCTTGAAATGTTAGTTATTGTCTCTCTCTGATATGATGATATCCATTGTGATATTAGGTTAATCTTAGTTTCTGTGACTTATAGATGGAAATTTACTTTTATTGTCAATAGTAATATCTAGTTTTTTTCCTACAGGTGGTACCTACAGTATATACTGATGTCAGTGGGCATACCATCCAGTCAAATCAGGTTTTCTTATTCTTCAACTTATCTACCTGCATTTCTTGTACTATAGACCCCAAAATCTGATGCAACAGCTTGTTGTGTTTGCAGTTCTCTGTAACTGAACATTTTAAAGGCGCAGATGTTGGCCGCTTTCAGTCTATTCCTGGTGTTTTCTTCTTCTATGACCTTTCACCAATCAAGGTTTGGCATTGGGCTTCATCGCTCAAATTTCTAAGTCGTTATTTTCACCTTTGAGGtctatttatcttcttaatcatAAACCTTAGTAAATTGTTACATTAAGGCTTTTTTCTGTTTAAAAAAATGGGGTTGACAGAGGCCTGGGGTAGGGGGAAAGAACCATTGAACCTTTACACTATAGGAAGTAAGCTTACAATATTGCTTACTGCTTAACTCATTAATCTGAAACTTTTTTGTTCTCATTTTTCACTCGtttatgttttctttagtttGAGAGTGAGGAGTAATTCTCCCTACCATCATAGTTAAATGTGTGTATATTGTGAATTTCATCTCTTGCCCTGTCGCAGGTGACATTCACTGAGCAACATGTTTCATTCTTACACTTCTTGACTAATGTCTGTGCTATAGTTGGAGGTAATTACAGTCTTCACCCTTCCCTTGTTTATCTCTTAGCTGATATTGGTTACATCTTGTAAAAAAGAATTCTTCTATCCATTATTCATGACGATGTTTTTTGACTAGACATGGAGTAGAATATGTTATTGGGCCTATTATACTAGTGATGGTGAAAGAAATATTACAATTATGGTTGGATGTTACTCTGTAGGGAAACATCACATTAAAAGTCAAATTTGAATAATTTAATTGAAATCTTGAATTGTTAAATTTCCTGAAATGAGAAAAATGTCATATAAATTAGATCGAAGGGaatattacaacaacaacccagtgtaatcccacaagtgggcgATCGAAGGGAATATTACCTTCAAAATATTTGTTGAATGTAGAATAACGATTGAAATTAGGAGACGGAAAACTAATATTTCAGCATTAGGGTTACACTATCACACTGTGTACctattatatcttttgttattGAAAACTGAACCTTTGAAGAGAGGGGTGCTAAAGTTATTGTCAATGGCAGATGATGTACCATTCATTTTATGGGTTCAACTGAATCCAACCATTTCGACATGTGTAAATTTATATGTGAAAAAGTACTAAATGTCAACAAATATCGAATTCTGTATCCATAATATCAAAGTGCAATAGTTCAGTGATAAAAACCTTAAGGTTTAACCTATCGAGTTTAAACCGTGGATCAGCCTTTGCATAAAAGAGAACAAGATCAAAGATAAATGCTGGATTAGCCTTTGCATAAAAGAGAACAAGATCAAAGATAAATGCTGGATTAGCCTTTGCTTATTCTACTCCTTTGTTGGCTCTACTGAAGTCCCTTTCATAATGTTATATTTCTGCCATTTGACATGTATGCTCAGATCACACATGAAACATCGCTCTGTAGTTCTACAGCACTCGTGCAACCTATTAACCATCTCAGATTACTTCAGCAGTGAATCACATCAAGTAGTTTGATCTTTAGTTGTAGTTGCCTTGTGATATTGCCTAGTTATCATGCTCATATTTTTTGTGAAAAACCTGGTTATGTATTCAGAAGAACTTTACTCTTTTCATTTCATGAACTAAAGGTGTTAGCTCGTTGTGTTTAAACCAAATAGCTTTTGCATCACATCAGTGATGTTTCTATATGGCAAACTCTGttctaattttcagaaaattGTTTCCAGGTGTTTTCACTGTATCGGGGATACTTGATTCATTCATATACCATGGTCAAAAGGCGATTAAGAAAAAGATGGAACTTGGTAAATTTAGCTGATTGGTGGTGCTCTTATCCTATGCTTGCTGTGGCGGAATCATTCTAGGCAAGGGAGACCAAAATATTGGACTAGATGTGACAAGGTTCAGCTAACTTTTGCATCACAATAGCTTTCCTTGAGAGAACATGATCGGGTCTTAGCAAGGTGGCTCAAGGGGGAGGCTAGAGAGCCTTTGCTTTAGATCCCAAAAATTTTAATAGAAGATTTTATGATTTTATGTTCGCTTAGTCAATATTTATGTTTTTAGATTAAAAAAAGGTACAAAAGACCGACGGATTCCTGAGAAGCAGCCATGAGAAAAAGGAGACATGAGAAAACTCAACCcattccccctccccccccccccccctcttgcaGTTCGACCCGGCCGTTCTGATGAAGCTCCCATTGTTCTCGGTTGGGTTAAAACTTACTCCTTCCGTTTCAAATTATCTGTcgtgatttctaaaaatagttgtctcaaatcacttgttattttagaagttcaagaataaattaataaaatagttATAAACCTTTcctatttaatattttcttaaaagagaAACATTTGAATCCTCAAGACTTAAAATTTTGCTTGTCCAAAAAGTCAGTACTCAAAAATTGTTATCCATCTGCTAAAGCGGTTTCATAACCTCTCCCAATGATCTAAttatgttttgtttttgttatgaAACCGCTTTATATAATTATGTTTGCATAATACTCGATTACAATTATGAATTAAAATAAACTAGTGGCTGTTGGTcataaaattgattgaaatacTTCAATAGACCAATACTTTCTAATCTTCGCTCGATCCAAGATCATCTGTTATGTAAAAAAgaataggcaaaatacataagttactcCCTAACTATGGATCAAATTCATGTTACATACCTTTTGCGGATGaaaattaccttacatactcaacCTTTCTAAAGTGTGCCTAAGACACACCATTTTTTACAGCTGGTACGCACGTGTTTTACTCCTAAAAGAGGTGAGTGAATGTAAAATTTTTAGGTCT
The nucleotide sequence above comes from Nicotiana tabacum cultivar K326 chromosome 12, ASM71507v2, whole genome shotgun sequence. Encoded proteins:
- the LOC107824863 gene encoding uncharacterized protein LOC107824863, with the translated sequence MDSFISKIRNLDAYPKINEDFYSRTLSGGVITLASSIIMTLLFISELRLYLHAVTETKLVVDTSRGETLRINFDITFPALPCSILSVDAMDISGEQHLDIRHDIIKKRIDVHGNVIETRKEGIGAPKIDRPLQKHGGRLEHNETYCGSCYGAEGSDDHCCNTCEDVREAYRKKGWALSNPDIIDQCKREGFLEMIKAEEGEGCNMYGFLEVNKVAGNFHFAPGKSFQQSNVHVHDLLTFQKDSYNISHKINRLTYGEYFPGVVNPLDGVTWTQETPHGMYQYFIKVVPTVYTDVSGHTIQSNQFSVTEHFKGADVGRFQSIPGVFFFYDLSPIKVTFTEQHVSFLHFLTNVCAIVGGVFTVSGILDSFIYHGQKAIKKKMELGKFS